The following are from one region of the Vicinamibacterales bacterium genome:
- a CDS encoding BACON domain-containing carbohydrate-binding protein: MAPARSICRVFLHSAAAVVSAWLLAGCGSSVSTSTSPSAISKCAVTFDAPAAALPAGGGTAQIAVKAERECPWTAEASDAWLSITAGRSGQGNGTVEVAAAPNGDPVVRTGGIMLNGSRAQITQAASECKYTLSAGSASFGAAGGSGAVDVRASSALCAWTAASNGDWISITSGASGKGSATVSFTVAPAAGPPRSGTLTIAGLPFEITQSEGCTFAIAPSTFAAGSAGASGAVAVTAPAGCPWTTSNSVSWITLAATSGTGSGAVGFTVAATTGPTRTGTLTIAGLPFTVTQSPGCSYDVSPLNHAVDPSGGARTVTVGAAAGCAWTASSSVPWITITAGTSGSGAGSVTFAVAPTTGPSRTGTLAVGGQTVTVVQSQGCTFAISPETQSMPAAGGDGRVTVTAGAGCAWTATSGAPWIAIVSGATGSGDGSVSFKVAATTGPARTGTLTIAGRTFTLNQGADCTIALSATSATQPAAGGSGEFDVRTAAGCGWTASSQTPWLTVTGGSSGDGNGTVRYSAAPNTGPQRTGTISAGGQLFTVQQTGGCTYAISPREQNVPSAGGPGSFDVATAGGCAWTATSSAPWISVTSGGSGNGPGAVQFTVAANTAGARSGTIGAGGQTFTVTQAAACSPAVAPEAITVPPSGGPQNVTVTAAAECPWTAVSNAAWIAVTAGASGSGSGAVQLDVQPNAGPARNGTATVAGRTVGITQESGCTFSIAPATQPAAAAGGTGSVAVTAGAGCGWTAVSNAPWITVTKGAGGSGAGSVEFSVDANATGAARTGTITIAGQTFTLEQAGS, translated from the coding sequence ATGGCTCCTGCCAGGTCGATCTGCCGCGTTTTCCTGCACAGCGCCGCTGCTGTCGTTTCCGCGTGGCTGCTCGCAGGCTGCGGATCGTCCGTCAGCACTTCCACATCGCCCTCCGCCATTTCCAAATGTGCGGTCACGTTCGACGCACCCGCTGCGGCGCTGCCCGCCGGCGGCGGCACGGCTCAGATTGCGGTAAAGGCCGAGCGCGAGTGCCCGTGGACGGCGGAAGCGAGCGACGCCTGGCTCAGCATCACCGCAGGCCGCTCGGGGCAGGGGAATGGAACTGTCGAGGTCGCCGCCGCACCGAATGGCGATCCGGTGGTGCGCACGGGCGGCATCATGCTGAACGGATCGCGCGCCCAGATCACGCAGGCCGCGTCGGAGTGCAAGTACACGCTCTCGGCCGGGTCCGCGTCGTTCGGCGCGGCCGGCGGCTCGGGCGCCGTGGACGTCCGCGCGTCGAGCGCGCTCTGCGCCTGGACCGCGGCGTCGAACGGCGACTGGATCTCCATCACCTCGGGCGCGAGCGGGAAGGGTTCGGCCACGGTGTCGTTCACCGTCGCGCCGGCCGCCGGCCCGCCCCGCTCCGGCACCCTGACGATCGCCGGGCTGCCCTTCGAGATCACGCAGTCCGAAGGCTGCACGTTTGCGATCGCCCCCTCGACATTCGCCGCCGGATCGGCCGGCGCCTCGGGGGCCGTGGCGGTGACGGCCCCCGCCGGGTGTCCGTGGACCACGTCGAACAGTGTGAGCTGGATCACGCTCGCGGCGACGTCGGGGACCGGCAGCGGGGCGGTCGGGTTCACGGTGGCGGCGACGACCGGTCCGACGCGCACTGGAACACTGACCATCGCCGGTCTGCCGTTCACCGTCACGCAGTCACCCGGATGCAGCTACGACGTCTCGCCGCTGAACCACGCCGTGGATCCGAGCGGCGGCGCGCGCACCGTCACCGTCGGTGCGGCGGCCGGATGCGCCTGGACGGCGTCGAGCAGCGTGCCATGGATCACGATCACCGCGGGCACCAGCGGCAGCGGCGCCGGCAGCGTCACGTTCGCCGTCGCCCCGACGACCGGTCCGTCGCGTACGGGTACGCTCGCGGTCGGCGGTCAGACCGTGACCGTGGTGCAAAGCCAGGGCTGCACGTTCGCGATCTCGCCCGAGACGCAGTCGATGCCTGCGGCCGGCGGCGACGGGCGCGTGACGGTGACGGCGGGCGCCGGCTGCGCCTGGACGGCGACGAGCGGCGCGCCGTGGATCGCGATCGTGTCCGGCGCGACCGGCAGCGGCGACGGCAGCGTGAGCTTCAAGGTCGCGGCAACCACGGGTCCGGCGCGCACCGGCACGCTGACGATTGCCGGACGCACCTTCACGCTCAATCAGGGCGCGGACTGTACGATCGCGCTCTCCGCCACGTCCGCGACGCAGCCCGCCGCCGGCGGCAGCGGCGAGTTCGACGTGCGGACGGCGGCGGGATGCGGCTGGACGGCGTCGAGCCAGACACCGTGGCTGACCGTCACCGGCGGCAGCAGCGGCGACGGCAACGGCACCGTGCGCTACAGCGCGGCGCCCAACACGGGGCCGCAGCGGACGGGCACCATCAGTGCCGGCGGGCAGCTCTTCACGGTGCAGCAGACCGGCGGCTGCACCTACGCGATCTCGCCGCGGGAGCAGAACGTGCCGTCCGCCGGCGGCCCGGGATCGTTCGACGTCGCCACGGCCGGAGGCTGCGCATGGACAGCGACGTCGAGCGCGCCGTGGATCTCCGTTACATCGGGCGGCAGCGGAAACGGCCCGGGAGCGGTGCAGTTCACCGTGGCCGCAAATACCGCCGGCGCCCGCAGCGGCACGATTGGCGCCGGCGGCCAGACGTTCACCGTGACGCAGGCTGCGGCCTGCAGTCCCGCGGTCGCGCCGGAGGCCATCACTGTCCCGCCGTCCGGCGGCCCGCAGAACGTCACCGTGACGGCCGCCGCGGAGTGCCCGTGGACGGCCGTCAGCAACGCCGCGTGGATTGCGGTCACCGCCGGCGCGAGCGGATCGGGCAGCGGCGCCGTGCAGCTCGACGTCCAGCCAAACGCTGGTCCGGCACGGAACGGAACGGCGACAGTCGCGGGCAGGACGGTCGGCATCACTCAGGAGAGCGGCTGCACGTTCTCCATCGCGCCCGCCACGCAGCCCGCCGCAGCGGCGGGTGGGACCGGATCCGTCGCCGTCACCGCCGGCGCCGGCTGCGGCTGGACGGCCGTCAGCAACGCCCCGTGGATCACGGTGACCAAGGGGGCAGGCGGATCCGGCGCCGGCAGCGTCGAGTTCAGCGTCGACGCCAACGCGACCGGCGCCGCCCGCACCGGCACGATCACCATCGCCGGACAGACGTTCACGCTCGAACAAGCCGGATCCTGA
- a CDS encoding PadR family transcriptional regulator, translating into MTPDKSDVLYGTLGLMVVKTLEALGPLHGYRIARRIEQISGNQLALNQGTLYPALLKLEQMGWISSRWGTSETGRRVKVYALTRAGRKQLAREEAQWQRAAGIVERFLKIPEGS; encoded by the coding sequence ATGACACCCGACAAGAGCGACGTGCTCTACGGCACCCTCGGCTTGATGGTCGTCAAGACCCTCGAGGCCCTCGGGCCGTTGCACGGCTACCGCATCGCCCGGCGGATCGAGCAGATCAGCGGCAACCAGCTCGCGCTCAACCAGGGCACCCTGTATCCGGCGCTGCTCAAGCTCGAGCAGATGGGGTGGATCTCGTCGAGGTGGGGCACCTCCGAGACCGGCCGGCGGGTCAAGGTCTACGCGCTGACCCGCGCCGGACGGAAACAGCTCGCCAGGGAAGAAGCCCAATGGCAGCGTGCCGCGGGCATCGTCGAGCGCTTCCTCAAGATCCCGGAAGGCTCGTGA